Proteins encoded within one genomic window of Chitinivibrionales bacterium:
- a CDS encoding amidotransferase encodes MKIHYLQHVSFEDPAAICTWARKRGHSVSGTKLFKREPFPPPESFDLLTIMGGPMSIHDGNEYPWLDDEKRFIDRTLEQGKTVLGICLGAQLIAHVLGARVYRNKHKEIGWFPVHLTKHGKSSRFLGSLPEKFTAFHWHGEMFDIPQGAVKTSYSYGCSNQSFEYENRVVALQFHLESNRESIAKLIEHCNNEITEKLFIQTKEEMTGHDIYEDELRKLSDLFMTRVENSMS; translated from the coding sequence ATGAAAATCCACTACCTTCAACACGTTTCCTTTGAAGACCCCGCTGCTATTTGTACCTGGGCCCGGAAAAGAGGGCATTCTGTTTCGGGGACAAAGCTTTTCAAAAGGGAACCTTTTCCTCCGCCAGAATCCTTCGATCTTCTTACAATAATGGGCGGACCTATGAGTATTCATGATGGAAATGAATATCCCTGGCTGGATGACGAAAAACGATTTATCGATCGGACACTGGAACAGGGAAAAACCGTGCTGGGCATCTGTCTTGGCGCTCAATTGATCGCCCATGTGCTGGGAGCACGGGTTTACAGAAACAAACATAAAGAGATCGGATGGTTTCCCGTTCATTTAACCAAGCACGGCAAGTCGTCACGGTTCCTGGGTTCGCTCCCGGAAAAATTTACGGCCTTTCACTGGCATGGCGAAATGTTCGACATTCCCCAAGGCGCCGTAAAAACATCATACTCCTATGGATGCAGCAATCAGTCCTTTGAATATGAAAACCGTGTCGTTGCCCTTCAGTTCCATCTGGAATCAAACCGGGAAAGCATCGCAAAACTGATCGAACATTGTAATAACGAAATAACAGAAAAACTCTTTATTCAGACAAAAGAGGAGATGACCGGGCACGACATTTATGAAGATGAACTTCGAAAGCTAAGTGACCTGTTTATGACCCGTGTCGAAAATTCAATGAGTTAG
- the gltD gene encoding glutamate synthase small subunit, translating into MGKPTGFMNYERRAPVYKPADERIHNYEEFVILQPTEEIQTQGARCMDCGIPFCHAMGCPVYNLIPEWNDLVYRGKWEEAYYRLEMTNTLPEVTGRICPAPCEAACTLSINTSPVTIKQIELAIIERAFKEGWVVPRPPSVETGKKVAVIGSGPAGLAAVQQLRRAGHTVTLFEKDNKIGGILRYGIPDYKLDKSMLDRRIEQMSAEGVTFETDVVIGEDISVRYLRKSFDAILLTIGAGTPRDLHVPGRGLEGIHFAMDYLKQSNKAVAGELEKHQIISAKNKNVLVIGGGDTGADCVGTAIRQGARQVYQYEIMPKPMTWDKPWNPSWPNWPRIFRTATSHEEGCTREWGILTKGFRSHGINIEEADFVRVKWEKDEKKNRQVMKEIPGSEFSLKVDLVLLAMGFLHVEHGKLIEDLGIDLDDRGNLKIENYATTVPGVFAAGDSGTGASLVVRAIYHGREAAKSIDEFLRK; encoded by the coding sequence ATGGGAAAACCAACAGGATTTATGAATTATGAACGCCGGGCGCCGGTGTACAAACCGGCTGATGAACGGATTCACAATTATGAAGAATTCGTCATTCTTCAGCCCACCGAAGAAATACAGACTCAAGGGGCCCGGTGCATGGATTGCGGCATCCCCTTCTGCCATGCCATGGGATGTCCGGTCTATAACCTTATCCCCGAATGGAATGATCTTGTTTACCGGGGAAAATGGGAAGAAGCCTACTACCGGCTGGAAATGACCAACACCCTTCCCGAGGTAACCGGAAGGATTTGTCCTGCGCCCTGTGAAGCGGCCTGTACCCTTTCGATCAATACCAGTCCGGTGACAATCAAGCAGATCGAGCTGGCGATTATCGAGCGGGCGTTTAAGGAAGGATGGGTTGTTCCCCGTCCACCGTCGGTTGAAACCGGCAAAAAAGTTGCGGTTATCGGTTCAGGCCCTGCAGGATTGGCGGCGGTCCAGCAGCTCAGGCGGGCCGGACATACCGTAACCCTCTTTGAAAAGGACAATAAAATCGGCGGTATACTCCGGTATGGTATCCCCGATTACAAACTCGATAAAAGCATGCTCGACCGGCGGATCGAGCAGATGAGCGCTGAAGGAGTCACCTTCGAAACCGATGTTGTCATTGGTGAAGACATCTCGGTACGGTACCTGCGGAAATCCTTTGATGCCATACTTTTAACGATCGGCGCAGGCACCCCCCGAGACCTTCATGTGCCCGGACGGGGACTCGAGGGTATCCATTTTGCCATGGACTATCTGAAACAATCCAACAAGGCTGTTGCCGGCGAACTGGAAAAGCATCAAATCATCTCGGCAAAAAATAAAAACGTTCTGGTGATCGGCGGTGGCGATACCGGGGCCGATTGTGTCGGAACTGCCATCCGGCAGGGAGCACGACAGGTCTATCAATACGAAATAATGCCCAAGCCAATGACCTGGGACAAACCCTGGAATCCCTCATGGCCAAACTGGCCCCGGATTTTCAGAACCGCAACATCCCATGAGGAAGGATGTACCCGGGAATGGGGTATCCTGACCAAAGGGTTCCGAAGCCATGGGATCAATATCGAAGAAGCCGATTTTGTGCGTGTCAAGTGGGAAAAAGATGAAAAAAAGAACCGCCAGGTAATGAAAGAGATCCCCGGATCCGAATTCTCACTCAAGGTCGATCTGGTGCTTCTGGCAATGGGGTTCCTCCATGTAGAACACGGCAAACTGATCGAAGATCTCGGCATTGATCTTGATGACAGAGGGAATTTAAAAATCGAAAATTATGCAACTACCGTTCCGGGCGTGTTTGCCGCCGGTGACTCAGGCACCGGTGCATCACTGGTAGTCCGCGCCATCTATCACGGAAGGGAAGCTGCTAAGAGTATTGACGAATTTTTAAGAAAATAG
- a CDS encoding pyruvate, phosphate dikinase, which translates to MQPLKKVHTSMSTGLKGLDQTIHGVLPGDNIVFQVDNIDDYIPFVHPFCYQANRENRSLIYFRFADHPWLLPEDVKAEIHQLHPEDGFETFISEIFDVIERQGLGACYVFDSLSELSVDWYSDRMLGNFFMLTCPYLYDFKTATYFALQRDHHMTVATQAIHTTAQVVLDVYCNKGTIYIHPLKVWKRYSPTMFMLHARHGDKFRPVTGSTGIAEIMGSISQDWLDFSFQNLDVWTRTFGQARECLQQGPDNDQAYREAKILRDRLLRMAITRDNRLLELAQQHFDLIDLVEIGKRMIGTGLIGGKSVGMLLARAILRKNDPRWKEILETHDSFFIGSDLFYSYLITNGCWWLRRKLKLSGEILDGSEDVQRKILSGTFPDDIKAQFSNMLDYFGQSPIIVRSSSLLEDAYGNAFSGKYESVFCANQGSPPDRLEEFMDAVRTVYASTMRKEALAYRKHWGLLDQDEQMALLVQRVSGDINGTFYYPHVAGVGFSFNPYAWSPDIDPGKGMLRLVFGLGTHAVDRVDDDYTRIVALNAPDKRPESNFDQVRKYAQRRVDVLDLKENRHISHDFENVAQNASDLPLDIFASRDEEMERRAREHKMSTVFSYVLTFDKLLKQTDFVSDMRSMLQILQKAYNYPVDIEFTANFVEENLYRINLVQCRPFQVKGEFRTVESPGKIAMKNIIFQTRGPIIGNSISDTIERLVYVVPSHYTSLSMNERYSLARVIGKLTHLHEKNNSVQKTIALIGPGRWGTTSPSLGVPVSFTDINTVSVLCELAFMHEGLIPDVSLGTHFFNDLVEMDMLYLAIYPKREGHRFNENFLMSSPNRFPELLPDAASWSECIRVIDFENFDSKRNICLNVNALTQEGVCYIDRE; encoded by the coding sequence ATGCAGCCATTAAAAAAAGTTCACACATCGATGAGCACCGGCCTCAAAGGACTCGATCAAACCATTCACGGCGTATTGCCCGGAGACAATATAGTTTTCCAGGTCGATAATATCGACGATTACATCCCCTTTGTTCATCCCTTCTGCTATCAGGCCAATCGGGAAAACCGGAGCCTTATTTATTTCAGATTTGCAGACCATCCATGGCTTCTGCCCGAGGATGTAAAAGCGGAAATTCATCAGCTCCACCCCGAAGACGGGTTCGAGACCTTCATTTCCGAGATTTTTGATGTTATCGAACGCCAGGGGCTCGGCGCATGTTATGTCTTCGACAGCCTTTCGGAATTATCGGTGGACTGGTACAGCGACCGAATGCTCGGTAATTTCTTTATGCTCACCTGCCCCTATCTCTACGATTTTAAAACCGCCACCTATTTTGCGCTCCAGCGGGATCATCATATGACTGTCGCCACCCAGGCCATTCATACGACCGCTCAGGTGGTACTCGATGTGTACTGCAATAAAGGAACGATATATATCCACCCCCTGAAAGTGTGGAAACGGTATTCACCGACCATGTTTATGCTCCATGCCCGGCATGGTGATAAATTCAGGCCGGTAACCGGCAGCACGGGTATTGCCGAGATCATGGGTTCAATCTCCCAGGACTGGCTCGATTTCAGCTTTCAGAATTTAGATGTCTGGACCCGGACTTTCGGCCAGGCACGGGAGTGTCTTCAACAAGGCCCCGATAATGACCAGGCCTACCGCGAAGCAAAAATTCTGCGCGACCGCCTGCTTCGAATGGCCATTACCCGCGACAACCGCCTTTTAGAACTGGCACAGCAACATTTCGATCTTATCGATCTGGTGGAAATCGGCAAACGGATGATCGGCACCGGCCTGATCGGCGGTAAATCGGTGGGCATGCTTCTGGCACGGGCGATCCTCAGGAAAAACGATCCCCGGTGGAAAGAAATTCTCGAAACCCACGATTCGTTCTTTATCGGATCCGACCTCTTTTACTCGTACCTGATAACCAACGGATGCTGGTGGCTGCGGCGAAAGCTGAAACTCTCCGGTGAGATACTCGACGGCTCCGAGGATGTTCAACGGAAAATCCTCTCGGGAACTTTCCCCGATGATATCAAGGCCCAGTTCAGCAATATGCTCGACTATTTCGGCCAGTCACCGATCATTGTCCGCTCGAGCAGTCTTCTGGAAGATGCCTATGGGAATGCCTTTTCAGGAAAGTACGAAAGCGTGTTCTGCGCAAACCAGGGATCCCCACCCGATCGCCTCGAAGAATTCATGGATGCAGTACGGACAGTCTATGCCAGCACCATGCGAAAAGAGGCGCTGGCCTACCGGAAACATTGGGGACTCCTGGACCAGGATGAACAGATGGCCCTTCTTGTGCAGCGTGTTTCGGGCGATATCAACGGGACATTCTATTACCCCCATGTCGCCGGTGTCGGATTCTCCTTTAATCCCTATGCCTGGTCACCGGATATCGATCCCGGAAAAGGAATGCTTCGCCTGGTATTCGGATTGGGGACCCATGCGGTCGACAGGGTGGATGACGATTATACCAGGATTGTCGCGTTGAACGCGCCCGACAAAAGACCTGAATCCAATTTTGATCAGGTGCGAAAATATGCCCAACGGAGAGTCGATGTGCTGGATTTAAAAGAAAATCGGCATATTTCCCATGATTTCGAAAATGTCGCTCAAAACGCAAGCGATCTCCCGCTCGATATTTTTGCATCGCGGGATGAAGAAATGGAGCGACGGGCACGGGAACATAAAATGAGCACTGTCTTTTCCTATGTCCTTACCTTCGATAAACTTCTGAAACAGACCGATTTTGTTTCGGATATGCGCTCCATGCTTCAGATACTCCAGAAAGCATACAACTATCCGGTGGATATCGAATTTACGGCAAACTTTGTTGAAGAAAATTTATACCGGATAAATCTTGTCCAGTGCAGGCCCTTTCAGGTAAAAGGCGAATTCCGGACCGTTGAATCACCGGGCAAAATCGCCATGAAGAATATCATCTTTCAAACCAGGGGCCCCATTATCGGCAACAGTATCTCCGATACAATCGAACGCCTGGTCTATGTGGTTCCCTCACACTACACCAGTCTCTCCATGAACGAACGGTATTCACTTGCCCGGGTTATCGGCAAACTGACCCATCTGCACGAAAAAAATAATTCGGTGCAAAAAACAATCGCGCTTATCGGTCCCGGACGGTGGGGAACGACATCGCCCTCACTCGGTGTGCCTGTCTCCTTTACCGATATCAACACCGTATCGGTGCTCTGCGAACTGGCGTTTATGCATGAAGGACTGATTCCGGATGTCTCGCTGGGAACCCATTTTTTTAACGATCTGGTCGAAATGGACATGCTCTACCTGGCGATCTATCCCAAACGTGAAGGTCATAGATTCAACGAAAACTTTCTCATGTCGTCCCCGAACCGTTTTCCCGAATTGCTGCCCGATGCGGCATCGTGGAGTGAATGTATCAGGGTGATCGACTTTGAAAACTTCGACAGCAAACGCAATATATGCCTCAATGTTAACGCACTGACCCAGGAAGGAGTATGCTATATTGACCGGGAGTAA
- the gltB gene encoding glutamate synthase large subunit, which yields MRQPARGLYDPAFEHDNCGVGFVVNVNGQQSHQIVADGITILKNLVHRGAIGGDSKTGDGAGLLIQIPHLFFQEEAHRLNFKLPGEGAYGVGMLFLPQKDDDRKRACELIETTVGQEGGYVLGWRDIPINPDCLGEMARESMPFMKQLFIALKKRTDDNLERKLYVVRRCLEKAAGEQGFSIEDFYVSSLSCKTITYKGLFVAPQFEDFFPDLRNKDVQSAFALVHQRYSTNTFPSWPLAQPFRYLAHNGEINTLRGNINKMNARETTLQSKLYGDDIDKLLPIIDPTSSDSAIFDNVFELLSHSGRSIEHSVMMMVPEAFGPKYHISQDKRAFYEYHAAIMEPWDGPAALVFTDGTKVGASLDRNGLRPARFVVTKSGRVIMASEVGVLPVPAEDILQKGRLAPGKMLLVDTKKGRILYDNEIKASVSRQKPYRRWLESNRIELRGLFQPPGPIPHADNNNATEQKIFGYTLEDLSMIISPMAINGQEPVGSMGNDAPLAVLSHRPQLLYNYFKQLFAQVTNPPIDPYRENQVMSLMSFIGKEQNLLDETAMHCRQLKLPHPIIINEDIEKLKSVDEDGFRGTVISMCAPENDNHWDLNKAVENICTRAERSVDDGYSLIILSDRDIDKDNIPVPALLAVSAVHHHLVKCGKRQLTGLVVETGEAREVMHFATLIGFGASAVNPWLAFECVAQLKREGWFPDDLKLETAIDNYITAIKKGLLKIMSKMGISTIRSYRGAQVFEAVGLNTDIVSRFFPGTPSRIEGIGIEQIARETLERHRQSFTLADTDPRQLNSGGNIHYRRFSERHLISPEAVTLIHQAIRENDYTAYKSYADRVNHAEKSLCTLRGLFRFKKQEPIALEEVESADSIVKRFVSSAMSFGSISKEAHETIAIAMNRLGAASNSGEGGEDEERFKPLPNGDNKNSMVKQVASGRFGVNSAYVVSARELQIKMAQGAKPGEGGQLPGHKVNEIIAKVRHSTPGVMLISPPPHHDIYSIEDLAQLIFDLKNANPEARVSVKLVSEVGVGTIAAGVAKGKADMVLISGHDGGTGASPISSIKHAGAPWEIGLAETQQTLVLNRLRSRIRVQTDGKLLTGRDVVVATLLGAEEFGFGTMSLVCMGCVMMRKCHLNTCPVGVATQDPELRKRFSGKPEYLVNFMKFVANDVREIMAQLGFRTVDEMVGRVDTLEVNDAIEHWKARGLDFSKVLSIPTVPKDGSLYCTDKQHHDFSMSIDQELIETSMPALEQKHSTNLFASIQNCNRTVGATLSAEISRRFGSKGLPADTIKCKFTGSAGQSFGAFLAPGITFELEGDANDYFGKGLSGGKIIVYPPKGSTFRPQNNIITGNVNLFGAVKGEVYINGMAGERFAVRNSGAIAVVEGVGDHGCEYMTGGVIVVLGRTGINFGAGMSGGIAFVLDEDQLFDTKCNLEMIDVEPIADPEDKKLLLRLIQNHVALTRSEYASRILRDWTEMLPQFVKVMPLDYRKALERLRKDESKESEIVSMTEEIFA from the coding sequence ATGAGACAACCAGCCCGGGGATTATATGATCCGGCATTCGAGCATGACAATTGCGGCGTCGGATTTGTCGTCAATGTCAATGGCCAGCAATCACATCAGATCGTTGCCGACGGTATTACCATTCTGAAGAATCTTGTCCATCGCGGAGCGATCGGCGGAGACAGTAAAACCGGTGACGGTGCCGGGCTTTTAATCCAGATACCTCATCTGTTTTTTCAGGAAGAAGCTCATCGACTTAATTTCAAACTGCCCGGGGAAGGCGCCTATGGTGTCGGCATGCTTTTCCTTCCTCAAAAAGACGATGATCGCAAAAGGGCATGCGAACTGATCGAAACAACTGTCGGCCAGGAGGGCGGTTATGTTCTCGGATGGCGTGACATTCCGATCAACCCCGACTGCCTCGGTGAAATGGCCCGGGAAAGCATGCCTTTCATGAAGCAGCTCTTTATCGCGCTGAAAAAGCGTACCGACGACAATCTCGAACGGAAACTCTATGTTGTGCGCCGGTGCCTGGAAAAGGCCGCGGGTGAGCAGGGATTCTCGATCGAAGATTTTTATGTTTCATCGCTCTCCTGCAAGACAATCACCTATAAGGGGCTCTTTGTCGCCCCCCAGTTCGAGGACTTTTTCCCCGATCTCAGAAACAAGGACGTTCAAAGCGCCTTTGCACTTGTCCACCAGCGCTACAGCACCAATACCTTTCCATCGTGGCCCCTGGCCCAGCCTTTCAGATATCTGGCCCACAACGGGGAAATCAACACACTCCGGGGGAATATCAATAAAATGAATGCCCGGGAAACAACCCTCCAATCGAAACTCTACGGCGATGATATCGATAAGCTTCTTCCCATTATCGATCCGACATCGAGCGATTCGGCCATATTCGACAATGTTTTCGAACTTCTTTCTCACAGCGGAAGATCGATCGAGCATTCGGTGATGATGATGGTTCCCGAGGCCTTTGGCCCCAAGTATCATATCAGTCAGGACAAGCGTGCATTCTATGAATATCATGCTGCGATTATGGAACCCTGGGATGGTCCTGCGGCGCTGGTTTTCACCGACGGCACCAAAGTCGGCGCCTCTCTCGACAGAAACGGCCTCCGGCCGGCACGGTTCGTGGTGACCAAAAGCGGCCGTGTTATCATGGCATCCGAGGTCGGTGTGCTCCCGGTTCCCGCAGAAGATATCCTTCAGAAAGGACGGCTCGCCCCCGGAAAGATGCTTCTGGTTGACACAAAAAAAGGACGGATCCTTTACGACAACGAAATAAAAGCTTCGGTGTCGAGGCAGAAACCATACCGCCGGTGGCTCGAAAGCAACCGGATCGAGCTCCGGGGCCTCTTTCAACCCCCCGGCCCGATCCCCCATGCCGACAACAATAATGCAACCGAACAGAAAATTTTCGGCTATACGCTCGAAGACCTCTCAATGATTATTTCTCCCATGGCCATTAACGGACAGGAACCGGTCGGCTCCATGGGCAACGACGCCCCCTTAGCGGTGTTATCGCACCGTCCGCAACTTCTGTACAACTATTTCAAACAGCTCTTTGCCCAGGTGACAAACCCACCTATCGATCCCTATCGTGAAAACCAGGTCATGTCGCTCATGAGTTTTATCGGTAAAGAACAGAACCTGCTCGATGAAACCGCAATGCACTGCCGGCAACTCAAACTCCCCCACCCCATCATAATCAACGAAGATATCGAAAAACTCAAATCGGTTGATGAAGACGGGTTCAGGGGAACGGTAATCTCGATGTGCGCACCGGAAAACGACAACCACTGGGATCTGAACAAGGCGGTGGAAAACATCTGCACCCGGGCGGAACGGAGCGTCGATGATGGCTATTCACTGATTATTCTCAGCGACCGTGACATTGACAAAGATAACATCCCGGTGCCTGCGCTGCTCGCCGTTTCAGCAGTCCATCATCACCTGGTAAAATGCGGAAAACGACAGTTGACCGGCCTGGTGGTCGAAACCGGCGAGGCCAGAGAAGTCATGCATTTCGCCACCCTGATCGGATTCGGTGCAAGTGCGGTTAATCCCTGGCTTGCCTTCGAGTGCGTCGCCCAGCTTAAAAGGGAAGGATGGTTTCCCGACGACCTGAAGCTGGAAACGGCAATCGATAATTATATCACGGCTATCAAAAAGGGCCTTCTGAAAATAATGTCGAAAATGGGTATTTCCACGATCCGTAGTTACCGGGGGGCTCAGGTTTTCGAAGCGGTCGGCCTTAACACTGACATTGTAAGCCGCTTCTTTCCCGGAACACCCTCCCGTATTGAAGGTATCGGGATCGAACAGATTGCCCGGGAAACACTGGAACGTCACCGGCAATCCTTTACCCTTGCCGACACCGATCCCCGTCAACTCAACTCGGGCGGCAACATCCATTACCGCCGTTTTTCCGAACGCCATCTTATCAGCCCGGAGGCCGTCACGCTGATTCACCAGGCGATCAGGGAAAACGATTATACAGCATATAAATCCTATGCAGACCGGGTTAATCACGCGGAAAAAAGCCTCTGCACACTCCGCGGGCTGTTCCGGTTCAAAAAACAGGAGCCGATAGCTCTCGAAGAAGTTGAGTCTGCAGATTCAATTGTCAAGCGTTTTGTCAGCTCGGCCATGTCTTTCGGTTCGATCAGCAAGGAAGCCCATGAGACCATAGCGATAGCCATGAACCGCCTGGGCGCGGCGAGTAATTCGGGTGAGGGGGGCGAAGATGAAGAGCGTTTCAAACCCCTTCCCAACGGCGACAACAAAAACAGCATGGTCAAACAGGTCGCCTCGGGCCGTTTCGGAGTCAACAGCGCCTACGTGGTCAGCGCCAGAGAGCTTCAGATAAAAATGGCTCAGGGAGCGAAACCAGGTGAGGGTGGTCAGTTGCCGGGACACAAGGTAAACGAGATAATCGCAAAAGTCCGTCATTCGACTCCCGGTGTCATGCTGATCTCACCGCCGCCTCATCATGACATTTACTCTATCGAAGATCTTGCGCAATTGATATTTGATTTGAAAAACGCCAATCCCGAGGCACGGGTATCAGTTAAACTCGTCTCCGAAGTCGGCGTCGGCACCATTGCCGCAGGAGTCGCCAAAGGTAAAGCCGACATGGTCTTGATCAGCGGTCATGACGGTGGCACGGGAGCTTCACCCATATCATCAATTAAGCACGCCGGTGCTCCCTGGGAAATCGGCCTGGCCGAAACCCAGCAGACACTTGTCCTCAACCGGCTTCGAAGCCGTATCCGGGTGCAGACAGACGGCAAGCTTTTGACCGGCAGGGATGTTGTCGTTGCAACACTGCTTGGTGCGGAAGAATTCGGGTTCGGCACCATGTCGCTGGTATGTATGGGCTGTGTCATGATGAGAAAATGCCATCTGAACACCTGCCCGGTCGGGGTTGCCACTCAGGACCCTGAACTGAGAAAACGGTTTTCCGGCAAACCGGAATATCTGGTCAATTTCATGAAATTCGTCGCAAACGATGTTCGTGAAATCATGGCGCAGCTCGGATTCCGGACGGTCGATGAAATGGTCGGCCGTGTCGATACACTGGAAGTCAATGATGCGATCGAACACTGGAAAGCCCGGGGTCTCGATTTCTCAAAAGTACTTTCGATACCCACCGTACCAAAGGACGGCTCGCTCTATTGCACCGATAAGCAGCACCACGATTTTTCCATGAGTATCGACCAGGAGCTTATCGAAACGTCAATGCCTGCGCTCGAGCAGAAACACTCCACCAACCTTTTTGCCTCGATCCAGAACTGCAACCGGACCGTGGGGGCGACACTGAGTGCCGAGATATCCCGCCGCTTTGGTTCCAAAGGACTTCCGGCCGACACAATCAAATGTAAATTTACCGGTTCTGCAGGTCAGAGTTTCGGTGCTTTCCTTGCGCCGGGTATTACGTTCGAGCTTGAAGGCGATGCCAATGATTATTTCGGCAAAGGACTCTCGGGAGGAAAAATAATCGTCTATCCCCCCAAGGGCTCCACATTCCGTCCCCAGAACAACATAATTACCGGCAATGTCAACCTTTTCGGCGCGGTTAAAGGTGAAGTTTATATCAACGGTATGGCTGGCGAACGTTTTGCTGTCCGCAATAGCGGCGCGATCGCGGTTGTGGAAGGCGTTGGTGATCACGGCTGCGAATACATGACCGGCGGAGTGATTGTCGTTTTAGGACGAACCGGGATTAATTTTGGTGCGGGAATGAGCGGCGGTATCGCCTTTGTTCTCGATGAAGACCAGCTTTTCGATACCAAGTGTAATCTTGAAATGATCGATGTGGAACCGATCGCCGACCCGGAAGATAAAAAGCTTCTGCTTCGCCTGATCCAGAACCATGTCGCCCTGACCCGGAGCGAATACGCATCGAGAATCCTGCGGGACTGGACTGAAATGCTGCCGCAGTTTGTTAAAGTGATGCCTCTCGATTACAGGAAAGCTCTCGAACGGCTGCGGAAAGATGAATCAAAGGAATCTGAAATTGTTTCGATGACCGAGGAGATATTTGCATAA
- the carA gene encoding glutamine-hydrolyzing carbamoyl-phosphate synthase small subunit: MKGYIALEDGTVFKGESFGAPGESVGEIVFNTAMTGYQEVLTDPSYNNQIVTMTYPLIGNYGITETDIESSRVQVAGFVVKEACGYPSNFTSQQSLGEYLEKSGIIGIQGIDTRLLTRKIRLKGAMNAVLYAGENGINTDDLVDKAKAWEGLLDKDIVKNVTCKKPWVWNEVSDSGDAKKKPRFSIVAFDYGIKYSILRILESLGGKITVVPASTKAADVLALNPDGVFLSNGPGDPGGVPYAVDTLKELIGKVPIFGICLGHQLAGLALGGKRYKLKFGHHGANHPVRNLKTGEIEITSQNHNYCIDAESMKAAGVTMTHLNLNDITCEGLSDPDAKVFSVQYHPEAAPGPHDSGYLFEKFITLIDNS, encoded by the coding sequence GTGAAGGGCTATATTGCGCTAGAGGATGGAACTGTATTTAAAGGTGAATCATTTGGAGCGCCGGGAGAATCGGTCGGCGAGATAGTATTCAATACCGCGATGACCGGGTACCAGGAGGTCCTCACTGATCCATCGTATAATAATCAGATCGTTACCATGACCTATCCCCTGATCGGGAATTACGGCATTACTGAAACCGATATCGAATCATCTCGTGTCCAGGTTGCAGGTTTTGTGGTGAAGGAAGCCTGCGGGTATCCATCGAATTTTACCAGCCAGCAGTCGTTGGGAGAATATCTCGAAAAGTCGGGAATCATCGGGATCCAGGGAATCGATACCCGTTTGCTTACCCGGAAGATACGGCTTAAAGGAGCAATGAACGCGGTCCTGTATGCCGGTGAAAACGGCATTAATACCGACGACCTTGTTGACAAGGCAAAGGCCTGGGAGGGTCTTCTGGATAAAGATATTGTAAAAAATGTTACCTGCAAAAAACCCTGGGTCTGGAATGAGGTCTCCGACAGCGGTGATGCAAAGAAAAAGCCGCGGTTTTCGATTGTTGCCTTTGATTACGGTATCAAATATTCGATTCTGAGGATTCTGGAATCGCTGGGCGGTAAAATAACGGTTGTCCCTGCTTCGACGAAAGCGGCCGATGTCCTTGCGTTGAATCCGGATGGTGTTTTTTTGTCCAACGGTCCGGGTGATCCCGGCGGTGTTCCCTATGCAGTCGATACATTAAAAGAATTAATCGGCAAGGTACCGATTTTCGGTATCTGCCTGGGCCATCAGCTCGCCGGTCTTGCCCTGGGAGGAAAACGCTACAAACTCAAATTCGGCCATCACGGCGCCAATCACCCGGTACGGAATCTGAAAACCGGAGAAATCGAGATAACATCACAGAACCATAATTATTGTATTGATGCCGAGTCGATGAAAGCAGCCGGCGTCACGATGACACACCTGAACCTGAATGATATCACCTGCGAAGGTCTTTCCGATCCTGATGCAAAGGTATTCAGTGTTCAGTATCATCCGGAAGCGGCTCCCGGACCGCACGATTCGGGCTACCTTTTCGAGAAATTTATCACGTTAATTGACAACTCATAA